From the genome of Deinococcus sp. JMULE3, one region includes:
- a CDS encoding DUF4384 domain-containing protein — MKSNLTALLALGTAAALSTAGAQAKISAQSIIVNPTQPDLSVSVRVNKDTTGSQNPAYRVGEAISVSTTVNRDAYVYLFNVNPDGSVDQVLPNRLSGENFVKANTTTTFPAPGANFTYSVGGPIGQNKVLALASLTPLNLTQISEFKTAQDQFATVSTKGGQAGLAQALSIVVNPLPQNSWVSDTAFYTVAAQTPVSTGSLFVGTNVNNATVILNGQRLGGANVTYSNLRAGTYPVRVQAPGFTDFTTTVTVRSGGTTNLNVEFARPIAAPAPTSGNAVLDLIGNLLGAIAGTTVQDPARSAYDQKVRDLQSMGYTLQQTRQTGTGYVGTLVKGATTATLTVDRGANRTVRVNVSETTTYQY; from the coding sequence ATGAAAAGCAACCTGACCGCCCTGCTCGCCCTCGGAACCGCCGCCGCCCTCAGCACCGCCGGTGCCCAGGCGAAGATCAGCGCCCAGAGCATCATCGTGAACCCCACCCAGCCTGACCTGAGCGTCAGTGTCCGCGTGAACAAGGACACGACGGGCAGCCAGAACCCCGCGTACCGCGTCGGCGAGGCCATCAGCGTCAGCACCACCGTGAACCGCGACGCGTACGTGTACCTGTTCAACGTGAACCCCGACGGCAGCGTCGATCAGGTCCTCCCCAACCGCCTCAGTGGCGAGAACTTCGTCAAGGCGAACACCACCACCACGTTCCCCGCACCCGGCGCGAACTTCACGTACAGCGTCGGCGGTCCCATCGGGCAGAACAAGGTCCTGGCCCTCGCCAGCCTGACCCCGCTGAACCTCACGCAGATCAGCGAGTTCAAGACCGCGCAGGACCAGTTCGCGACCGTCAGCACCAAGGGCGGTCAGGCGGGCCTCGCGCAGGCGCTGAGCATCGTCGTGAACCCCCTGCCGCAGAACAGCTGGGTCAGTGACACGGCCTTCTACACTGTCGCCGCGCAGACCCCCGTCAGCACCGGCAGCCTGTTCGTCGGCACGAACGTGAACAACGCCACCGTGATCCTGAACGGTCAGCGGCTGGGCGGCGCGAACGTCACGTACAGCAACCTCCGCGCCGGGACGTACCCCGTCCGCGTGCAGGCCCCCGGCTTCACCGACTTCACCACGACCGTGACCGTCCGCAGCGGCGGCACCACGAACCTGAACGTCGAGTTCGCCCGTCCCATCGCCGCCCCCGCCCCCACCAGCGGCAACGCCGTGCTGGACCTGATCGGCAACCTGCTCGGCGCGATCGCCGGGACCACCGTGCAGGACCCCGCCCGTAGCGCCTACGACCAGAAGGTCCGCGACCTGCAGAGCATGGGGTACACCCTGCAGCAGACCCGCCAGACCGGCACCGGGTACGTGGGTACGCTGGTGAAGGGCGCGACCACCGCGACCCTGACGGTGGACCGCGGCGCGAACCGCACCGTGCGCGTGAACGTCAGCGAGACCACCACCTACCAGTACTGA
- a CDS encoding response regulator, which produces MTRPVQILLVEDNPADVMLTQEAFEEAHFPHHLSHARDGVDALNFLRRSEDHAGAPRPDVILMDLNMPRMTGLELLDILKEDAELRSIPVIVLTTSRAESDIWRSYNLHANAYIPKPVSIAEFVEVIETLGNFWFHKVALPQPPRP; this is translated from the coding sequence ATGACCAGACCCGTCCAGATCCTGCTCGTCGAGGACAACCCCGCCGACGTGATGCTCACCCAGGAAGCCTTCGAGGAGGCGCACTTCCCGCACCACCTCAGCCACGCCCGCGACGGCGTGGACGCCCTGAACTTCCTGCGCCGCAGCGAGGACCACGCGGGCGCCCCGCGACCCGACGTGATCCTGATGGACCTGAACATGCCCCGCATGACCGGCCTGGAACTGCTCGACATCCTGAAAGAGGACGCCGAACTGCGCAGCATCCCTGTGATCGTCCTGACCACCAGCCGCGCCGAGAGCGACATCTGGCGCAGCTACAACCTGCACGCCAACGCGTACATTCCCAAGCCCGTGTCCATTGCGGAATTCGTGGAGGTCATCGAGACGCTCGGGAACTTCTGGTTCCACAAGGTCGCGCTGCCCCAGCCGCCCCGCCCCTGA
- a CDS encoding ABC transporter substrate-binding protein: MPDWPYLSLRAALHARDGVRDWHRVTLADAQAWWACSDRTAKRQLARLHAAGRLTYTPGRGRGNTSRVAFAGALEGELAALTAHLAAVGAAADLARLSRLGFPRAWVLTDAVRGTFGLGVGPAGTDRLRTVVTRPLTSLDPLTVNSAAEAHLLTQVLDPLLLFDPQAGTLRPHLAHHWGTPDDGRTWVFHLRKGVSFHHGRTLDAQDVCFTLERVRRGAPWYLGGVLDVQATTPFTVQVTLDQPDLFFPRRLAHEQALILPRDVPFDERRPVGTGAFRWYALDGGFRLEAFDAHFAGRPLIDEVEVFLVPELRGDAPSTLDVTGAAQDPVERWVPENSVHFLIWNAHRPAARSAALRAAVVELHDIRAFWQESGRAEQLLPATSFLPRRSLGRPPRGHSLVRAQALLERAAYAGPPLRVWVLDLPGARQEADWLAARAARLGLSMQVVPAPLDALPDAGDDVDLAFMGEIAGWDEHLSFWSALRQPELLFRRLLPADVLRDVDALLDGYRVAPDAAALEALMTRVEARLLGGHHLHLTHHRVKRRAVHPLIRDVHPDAYGRIDFKRLWLGDART; encoded by the coding sequence GTGCCGGACTGGCCGTACCTGTCGTTGCGGGCGGCGCTGCACGCGCGGGATGGCGTGCGGGACTGGCACCGGGTGACGCTGGCGGACGCGCAGGCGTGGTGGGCGTGCAGTGACCGGACGGCGAAGCGGCAACTGGCGCGCCTGCATGCCGCCGGGCGGTTGACGTACACGCCGGGGCGGGGGCGGGGGAACACGTCGCGGGTGGCGTTTGCGGGGGCGCTGGAGGGGGAACTGGCGGCCCTGACGGCGCATCTGGCAGCGGTGGGCGCGGCGGCGGATCTGGCGCGGCTCTCGCGGCTGGGGTTTCCGCGGGCGTGGGTGCTGACGGACGCGGTGCGTGGCACGTTCGGGCTGGGGGTGGGCCCGGCGGGCACGGATCGCCTGCGGACGGTGGTGACGCGGCCCCTGACGAGTCTCGATCCGCTGACGGTGAACTCGGCGGCGGAGGCGCATCTGCTCACGCAGGTGCTGGACCCGCTGCTGCTCTTCGACCCGCAGGCCGGGACGCTGCGGCCCCACCTCGCGCACCACTGGGGTACACCGGACGACGGGCGCACCTGGGTCTTTCACCTGCGTAAGGGGGTGAGTTTCCACCACGGGCGGACGCTGGACGCGCAGGACGTGTGCTTCACGTTGGAGCGGGTGCGGCGCGGCGCGCCATGGTACCTGGGCGGCGTGCTGGACGTGCAGGCGACCACGCCGTTCACGGTGCAGGTCACGCTGGATCAGCCGGATCTGTTCTTTCCGCGGCGGCTGGCGCACGAGCAGGCGTTGATCCTCCCGCGGGACGTGCCGTTCGACGAGCGCCGCCCGGTCGGGACGGGCGCGTTCCGCTGGTACGCGCTGGACGGCGGGTTCCGGCTGGAGGCGTTCGACGCGCACTTCGCGGGGCGGCCCCTGATCGACGAGGTGGAGGTGTTCCTGGTGCCGGAGCTGCGTGGGGACGCGCCGTCCACCCTGGACGTGACGGGCGCCGCCCAGGATCCGGTCGAGCGCTGGGTGCCGGAGAACAGCGTGCATTTCCTGATCTGGAACGCCCACCGGCCCGCGGCGCGGTCGGCGGCGCTGCGCGCGGCGGTGGTCGAGTTGCATGACATCCGCGCGTTCTGGCAGGAGTCGGGCCGGGCCGAGCAGTTGCTGCCTGCCACGTCGTTCCTGCCGCGCCGCAGCCTGGGCCGCCCGCCGCGTGGGCACTCGCTGGTGCGGGCGCAGGCCCTGCTGGAACGGGCCGCGTATGCCGGGCCGCCCCTGCGCGTGTGGGTGCTGGATCTGCCCGGCGCGCGGCAGGAGGCCGACTGGCTGGCCGCGCGGGCCGCCCGGCTGGGCCTATCCATGCAGGTCGTTCCGGCGCCGCTGGACGCCCTGCCGGACGCCGGGGACGACGTGGATCTGGCGTTCATGGGTGAGATCGCCGGGTGGGACGAGCACCTGTCGTTCTGGTCGGCGCTGCGGCAGCCGGAGTTGCTGTTCCGCCGCCTGCTGCCTGCCGACGTGCTGCGCGACGTGGACGCCCTGCTGGACGGGTACCGCGTGGCCCCCGACGCGGCGGCGCTGGAGGCCCTGATGACCCGCGTGGAGGCGCGGTTGCTGGGCGGGCATCACCTGCACCTCACGCATCACCGGGTCAAGCGGCGCGCGGTGCATCCGCTGATCCGGGACGTGCATCCGGACGCGTATGGCCGCATAGATTTCAAGCGCCTGTGGCTGGGGGACGCCCGCACCTGA
- a CDS encoding TetR/AcrR family transcriptional regulator encodes MTLTPDDWLHAAYHLFAQDGPDGVRVERLARTLGVSKGSFYWHHRDRQALLTTLLDRWETLNTTLIAHAEQGGPPRACVQRVLDHLFDGAPTSLRSETQFLAWSRTDPQAAVVTARVEDRRVAFLTRQLRRSGLNDPDAAQRAELLYAALIGLLDRTGRDAIADPTPLRTHLLTLIPEDA; translated from the coding sequence ATGACCCTCACCCCCGACGACTGGCTGCACGCCGCGTACCACCTCTTCGCGCAGGACGGCCCGGACGGCGTGCGGGTCGAGCGACTGGCCCGCACGCTGGGCGTCAGCAAGGGCAGCTTCTACTGGCACCACCGCGACCGTCAGGCGCTGCTGACCACGCTGCTGGACCGCTGGGAGACCCTCAACACCACCCTGATCGCGCACGCCGAGCAGGGCGGCCCCCCACGGGCCTGCGTGCAGCGCGTGCTGGACCACCTGTTCGACGGCGCGCCCACCTCGCTGCGCAGCGAGACGCAGTTCCTCGCCTGGAGCCGCACCGACCCGCAGGCCGCCGTCGTCACCGCCCGCGTGGAGGACCGCCGCGTGGCGTTCCTGACCCGCCAGCTGCGCCGCAGCGGCCTGAACGACCCCGACGCCGCTCAGCGCGCCGAACTGCTGTACGCCGCCCTGATCGGCCTGCTGGACCGCACAGGGCGGGACGCCATCGCTGACCCCACGCCGCTGCGCACGCACCTGCTGACCCTGATCCCGGAGGACGCATGA
- a CDS encoding GNAT family N-acetyltransferase encodes MTSTAPQTTPAPQATPAPGWPTVTPFDPHAATPAQRLAVGHLLADAFHHTHPDDPALLPETEALGLTHQLPTERKSHLVVWNGDQALAWGSVEYDTEQNTHMAHLRLTVHPTARRQGLGRAIMSQLLEQAAAAGRHTLTFGTSSRSPAGEAFAQSYGAHAALTMRQSRLDLTTLDHDLLSRWQTRPDGDPFRLHLWQRVPDEYLKRVADMMMVMNTAPRGDLEQQDWTITPEMIRSWEAMIEEANETRFMIAIEDTRTGQLDAYSETFWMQERAALVYQGATAVRPSARGQGLGKWVKAAMLDHVQHACPGARWVQTNNANENAPMLGINVALGFKPYSSFTEWQLKRG; translated from the coding sequence ATGACCTCCACTGCACCCCAGACCACCCCGGCACCCCAGGCCACACCGGCACCCGGCTGGCCCACCGTGACCCCCTTCGACCCGCACGCCGCCACCCCCGCGCAGCGCCTCGCCGTCGGACACCTCCTCGCCGACGCCTTCCACCACACTCACCCGGACGACCCGGCCCTCCTCCCCGAAACCGAAGCACTCGGCCTCACCCACCAGCTGCCCACCGAACGCAAATCCCACCTCGTCGTGTGGAACGGCGACCAGGCGCTGGCCTGGGGCAGCGTCGAATACGACACCGAACAGAACACCCACATGGCCCACCTGCGCCTCACCGTGCACCCCACCGCCCGACGCCAGGGCCTGGGCCGCGCCATCATGAGCCAGCTCCTCGAACAGGCCGCCGCCGCCGGACGCCACACCCTCACCTTCGGCACCAGCAGCCGCAGCCCCGCCGGGGAAGCCTTCGCGCAGTCATACGGCGCGCACGCCGCGCTCACCATGCGCCAAAGCCGCCTGGACCTCACCACCCTCGACCACGACCTCCTGAGCCGCTGGCAGACCCGCCCCGACGGCGACCCCTTCCGCCTGCACCTCTGGCAACGCGTCCCCGACGAGTACCTGAAGCGCGTCGCCGACATGATGATGGTCATGAACACCGCCCCCCGCGGCGACCTCGAACAGCAGGACTGGACGATCACGCCCGAGATGATCCGCTCCTGGGAAGCCATGATCGAAGAAGCCAACGAGACCCGCTTCATGATCGCCATCGAGGACACGCGCACCGGGCAACTCGACGCGTACAGCGAAACCTTCTGGATGCAAGAGCGCGCCGCCCTCGTCTACCAGGGCGCCACCGCCGTCCGCCCCTCCGCCCGCGGACAGGGCCTCGGCAAATGGGTCAAAGCCGCCATGCTCGACCACGTCCAGCACGCCTGCCCCGGCGCCCGCTGGGTGCAGACGAACAACGCCAACGAGAACGCCCCCATGCTCGGCATCAACGTCGCACTGGGCTTCAAGCCGTACAGCAGTTTCACGGAGTGGCAGCTGAAGCGGGGGTAA
- a CDS encoding MFS transporter, producing the protein MWRSLHPNVKTRITTSFLSRVVGSMVFPLMAIYFTAHLGAALAGTLLLTSGVVQFLAGLYGGALADALGRRRTLLTGEALKLLAFTLMLLGNLHGPNPWITFAALLLVNVSGGLINPAAEAMLVDVSTPDTRTFMYAVNYWAVNLSILIGTLIGGWLYHDHFTLLLALLVGMSVLTAALCTALMTETRAASPTARTDLGLTPLLRSYAQVVTDRPFLLFVLGGILILSIEFTRTNHIAVHLAQHFPHTDWHGLTLDGIRAASVLTAVNTLLIVALTAPAARWLTGRDPHRPMHAGFALFALGFAGLATSTHLPTLIAATVILSIGELLYVPTRQALLADLIPEERRGAYLATHGQVFTISKWIAALGLPVGAAIGGAGMAAVLLLLGALGSLFTALALRPGVGGRLARA; encoded by the coding sequence ATGTGGCGCAGCCTGCACCCCAACGTGAAAACCCGCATCACCACCTCCTTCCTCAGCCGCGTCGTCGGCAGCATGGTCTTCCCGCTCATGGCCATCTACTTCACCGCGCACCTCGGCGCCGCCCTCGCCGGGACCCTGCTGCTGACCTCAGGCGTCGTGCAGTTCCTCGCAGGCCTGTACGGCGGCGCGCTCGCCGACGCCCTCGGCCGCCGCCGCACCCTCCTCACCGGCGAAGCCCTCAAACTCCTCGCCTTCACCCTCATGCTCCTCGGCAACCTGCACGGCCCCAACCCCTGGATCACCTTCGCCGCCCTCCTCCTCGTGAACGTCTCCGGCGGCCTCATCAACCCCGCCGCCGAAGCCATGCTCGTCGACGTCAGCACCCCCGACACCCGCACCTTCATGTACGCCGTCAACTACTGGGCCGTGAACCTCAGCATCCTGATCGGCACCCTCATCGGCGGCTGGCTGTACCACGACCACTTCACGCTCCTGCTCGCCCTGCTCGTCGGCATGAGCGTCCTCACCGCCGCCCTCTGCACCGCCCTCATGACCGAAACGCGCGCCGCCAGCCCCACCGCCCGCACCGACCTCGGCCTCACACCCCTCCTGCGCAGCTACGCGCAGGTCGTCACCGACCGCCCCTTCCTCCTCTTCGTCCTCGGCGGCATCCTCATCCTCAGCATCGAATTCACCCGCACCAACCACATCGCCGTGCACCTCGCCCAGCACTTCCCCCACACCGACTGGCACGGCCTCACCCTCGACGGCATCCGCGCCGCGAGTGTCCTGACCGCCGTGAACACCCTCCTCATCGTCGCCCTCACCGCCCCCGCCGCCCGCTGGCTCACCGGCCGCGACCCCCACCGCCCCATGCACGCCGGCTTCGCCCTGTTCGCCCTCGGCTTCGCCGGACTGGCCACCAGCACCCACCTCCCCACCCTGATCGCCGCCACCGTCATCCTCAGCATCGGCGAACTGCTCTACGTCCCCACCCGACAGGCGCTCCTCGCCGACCTCATCCCCGAAGAACGCCGCGGCGCGTACCTCGCCACGCACGGGCAAGTGTTCACCATCAGCAAATGGATCGCCGCACTCGGCCTCCCCGTAGGCGCCGCCATCGGCGGGGCAGGCATGGCCGCCGTACTCCTCCTGCTCGGTGCGCTGGGCAGCCTGTTCACCGCGCTGGCGCTGCGTCCGGGAGTGGGGGGGAGGCTGGCTCGGGCTTGA
- a CDS encoding DUF99 family protein, with protein sequence MFAHAIGFDDAPFAHGWRGDVPVIGTVYARTTLHGVLSGRVRRDGRNSTGELARLVNRSPEHLQLILLQGIALAGFNVVDLHALHAQTGKPVLVVARRAPDLDRIRAALTRVPGGARKWALIGAAGPMESCAGVFVQRAGLTLAQAEAALGTFTVTGRIPEPLRAAHLIARGVTQGHSRGGRV encoded by the coding sequence GTGTTCGCGCATGCCATCGGGTTTGACGACGCGCCCTTCGCGCACGGTTGGCGGGGCGACGTGCCGGTGATCGGGACCGTGTACGCCCGCACGACCCTGCATGGCGTCCTCAGTGGCCGGGTGAGGCGTGACGGGCGGAACAGCACGGGTGAACTGGCGCGACTGGTGAACCGGTCCCCGGAGCACCTTCAGCTGATCCTGTTGCAGGGCATCGCGCTGGCGGGCTTCAACGTCGTGGACCTGCACGCGCTGCACGCGCAGACGGGAAAACCCGTGCTGGTCGTCGCGCGGCGTGCCCCGGACCTGGACCGCATCCGCGCGGCGCTGACCCGTGTGCCGGGTGGGGCGCGCAAGTGGGCGCTGATCGGGGCGGCCGGGCCGATGGAATCCTGCGCGGGCGTGTTTGTGCAGCGGGCCGGGCTCACGCTGGCGCAGGCAGAAGCTGCCCTGGGGACGTTCACGGTCACGGGCCGCATTCCGGAGCCGCTGCGGGCCGCGCACCTGATCGCGCGTGGGGTCACGCAGGGGCACAGCCGGGGTGGGCGCGTCTGA
- a CDS encoding DUF3995 domain-containing protein — protein sequence MTPYSTLATLILLALAAVHVYWLFGGRAGLTAALPSRPGTSGGPLFTPGPGATALVAVALLSGAALVPLAATFNWARWATLAAGVAFGLRVVGDFRYLGLFKRVRGTTFARWDDRLYIPLCVTLSGLLLLAARLA from the coding sequence ATGACACCGTATTCCACCCTGGCTACCCTGATCCTGCTCGCCCTGGCCGCCGTGCACGTCTACTGGCTGTTCGGCGGGCGCGCCGGACTGACCGCCGCGCTGCCCAGCCGACCCGGCACGTCCGGCGGACCGCTGTTCACGCCGGGACCGGGCGCCACCGCCCTGGTCGCCGTGGCCCTGCTGAGCGGCGCCGCGCTGGTCCCGCTCGCCGCGACCTTCAACTGGGCGCGCTGGGCGACCCTGGCGGCTGGGGTCGCCTTCGGCCTGCGCGTGGTCGGGGACTTCCGGTACCTGGGGCTGTTCAAACGCGTGCGCGGCACCACCTTCGCCCGTTGGGACGACCGGCTGTACATCCCGCTGTGCGTGACCCTGAGTGGACTGCTGCTGCTCGCCGCGCGGCTCGCTTAA
- a CDS encoding Ppx/GppA phosphatase family protein, with protein MRVAVADVGTNSSHLLIAEAARGDAGGFRVLDALKDRTRLGECLDGAGNLTPEGEDRLASALTRFRALASGAGVAEIHVCATSALREAPNGPEVASRMLARTGVYPVIISGVREGELTYLGAAHAVELGADSVLLDLGGGSLEFARGDAARALDVLSLPLGAIRMRDAFLRSDPPGRRELAALDAAVREALEPHVGRFRVRPGTRVVLSSGTAEAAAEAILARRGEEARGVNGTRLSVAELGELLEQVRGLKGAARARVPGLERRADTVVAGLATLHAALVVLGAQEFTVSEGALREGMLIEELTRLEAYSSSISARQRSVLGMAERFGANLSHSRQVAALARELLARLRALGVDLGAEGEARSVLTAAGALHEVGQIVAQSAHHKHSAYLIRHAELRGFTPREIELVALLSRYHRKSAPKGSHPEFAVLSAADQALVTRWVGILRVADGLDRSHAGAARVTGLTRTRDGWQLSVQGATPLDLEGAREKADVWARAFGPLTLKAE; from the coding sequence ATGAGGGTCGCCGTTGCGGATGTGGGCACCAATTCCAGTCACCTGCTGATCGCGGAGGCGGCACGTGGGGATGCGGGCGGGTTCCGGGTGCTGGACGCCCTGAAGGACCGCACACGACTGGGCGAGTGCCTGGACGGGGCGGGGAACCTGACGCCGGAGGGGGAGGACCGGCTGGCGTCGGCCCTGACGCGGTTCCGGGCGCTGGCGTCGGGGGCGGGCGTGGCGGAGATTCACGTGTGCGCGACGAGTGCGTTGCGGGAGGCGCCGAACGGGCCGGAGGTCGCGTCGCGGATGCTGGCGCGGACCGGGGTGTATCCGGTGATCATCAGTGGGGTGCGTGAGGGGGAACTCACGTACCTGGGTGCGGCGCACGCGGTGGAGCTGGGGGCGGACAGCGTGCTGCTGGATCTGGGTGGGGGGAGTCTGGAGTTCGCGCGGGGGGACGCGGCGCGGGCGCTGGACGTGCTGAGCCTGCCGCTGGGCGCGATCCGCATGCGGGACGCGTTCCTGCGGTCGGATCCGCCGGGGCGGCGGGAACTGGCGGCGCTGGACGCGGCGGTGCGGGAGGCGCTGGAGCCGCATGTGGGGCGTTTCCGGGTGCGGCCGGGGACGCGGGTGGTGCTGTCGAGCGGCACGGCGGAGGCGGCGGCCGAGGCGATCCTGGCGCGGCGGGGCGAGGAGGCGCGTGGCGTGAACGGCACGCGCCTGAGTGTCGCGGAGCTGGGTGAGCTGCTGGAGCAAGTGCGGGGCCTGAAGGGCGCGGCGCGGGCGCGGGTGCCGGGCCTGGAGCGGCGGGCGGACACGGTGGTGGCGGGGCTGGCGACGCTGCACGCGGCGCTGGTGGTGCTGGGCGCGCAGGAGTTCACGGTCAGTGAGGGTGCGCTGCGTGAGGGCATGCTGATCGAGGAACTGACGCGGCTGGAGGCGTACAGTTCGTCGATCAGTGCGCGGCAGCGCAGCGTGCTGGGCATGGCGGAGCGCTTCGGAGCGAATCTGTCGCACTCGCGGCAGGTGGCGGCCCTGGCCCGTGAGTTGCTGGCGCGCCTGCGGGCGCTGGGCGTGGACCTGGGCGCGGAAGGTGAGGCGCGCAGCGTGCTGACGGCGGCGGGCGCGCTGCACGAGGTGGGACAGATCGTGGCGCAGAGCGCGCATCACAAGCATTCGGCGTACCTGATCCGGCACGCGGAGTTGCGGGGGTTCACGCCGCGGGAGATCGAGCTGGTGGCGCTGCTGTCGCGCTACCACCGCAAGAGTGCGCCGAAAGGCTCGCATCCGGAGTTCGCGGTGCTGAGTGCGGCGGATCAGGCGCTCGTGACGCGCTGGGTGGGCATCCTGCGGGTCGCGGACGGCCTGGACCGTTCGCATGCGGGCGCGGCGCGCGTGACCGGCCTGACCCGCACCCGCGACGGCTGGCAGCTGAGCGTGCAGGGCGCCACGCCGCTGGACCTGGAGGGCGCGCGTGAGAAGGCGGACGTGTGGGCCCGGGCGTTCGGCCCGCTGACCCTGAAGGCCGAGTAG
- the pdxY gene encoding pyridoxal kinase PdxY, giving the protein MKDASPAAPAVTPPTLPQNILSIQSWVAYGHVGNAAAVFPLQRLGFEVWAIHTVQFSNHTGYGAWTGALFPPEQVADLIDGIEARGALGGCHAVLSGYMGSEGTVAAVVDAVRRVRVANPDALYACDPVMGDVGRGVFVRPELPDLIAAQAIPEADLVTPNQFELELLTGHTVDTLEHALEAARALRERLRAGGPRIVVVTSLVRSGAPQESIETLVVTDDGAWLCRTPLLPLDPPRNGTGDAIAALFLGHYLRGGDAAQALSLSMSALYALLQRTHLAGTREIQLVAAQDEFLKPARVFETQQVG; this is encoded by the coding sequence ATGAAGGACGCCTCGCCCGCCGCTCCGGCTGTCACCCCGCCGACCCTGCCGCAGAACATCCTGAGTATCCAGTCGTGGGTGGCGTACGGGCACGTGGGGAACGCAGCGGCCGTGTTCCCGCTGCAGCGCCTGGGGTTCGAGGTCTGGGCGATTCACACGGTGCAGTTCAGCAACCACACCGGGTACGGCGCGTGGACGGGGGCGCTTTTCCCGCCCGAGCAGGTCGCGGACCTGATCGACGGGATCGAGGCGCGCGGCGCGCTGGGTGGCTGCCACGCGGTCCTCAGCGGGTACATGGGCAGCGAGGGCACGGTCGCGGCCGTCGTGGACGCCGTGCGGCGCGTGCGCGTGGCGAACCCGGACGCACTGTACGCCTGCGACCCGGTCATGGGGGACGTGGGGCGCGGCGTGTTCGTCCGCCCGGAACTGCCGGACCTGATCGCCGCGCAGGCGATTCCGGAGGCGGATCTCGTCACGCCGAACCAGTTCGAGCTGGAACTCCTGACCGGGCACACGGTGGACACGCTGGAGCACGCGCTGGAGGCCGCCCGCGCCCTGCGAGAACGGCTGCGTGCGGGCGGGCCGAGGATCGTGGTGGTGACCAGTCTGGTGCGCAGCGGCGCGCCGCAGGAGAGCATCGAGACGCTGGTCGTCACGGATGATGGCGCGTGGCTGTGCCGCACGCCGCTGCTGCCGCTGGACCCGCCGCGCAACGGCACGGGGGACGCCATCGCGGCGCTGTTCCTGGGGCACTACCTGCGCGGTGGGGACGCCGCGCAGGCCCTGAGCCTGTCCATGAGCGCCCTGTACGCGCTGCTGCAGCGCACTCATCTGGCGGGCACCCGCGAGATTCAGCTCGTCGCCGCGCAGGACGAGTTCCTGAAACCCGCGCGGGTGTTCGAGACGCAGCAGGTCGGCTGA